In Mucilaginibacter auburnensis, the genomic stretch AAATTTAAGGCGGAAGAAAGTAAGTATATAATTTTGGTTGGCTCAGAAAACGGTAACACATTCGCTTTTGCACAGGCTATTTATCAGCAATTGCTTAAAAAAGGAGAGAAGTCGCACATTACCCAGTTAAACGATTATAAATTATTCCCCAAGGCTGAGCATTTGATTGTAATGACAGCCACTTACGGTTTAGGCGACCCGCCAACCAATGCTGCGAAATTTAAAAGTCTGCTACAAAAATACCCGCAACAACAACAGGTTAAGTACTCGGTGGTGGGTTTTGGCTCGCATGCCTACCCTGATTTTTGTAAGTATGCTTTTGAGGTGGAGCAACTGCTGCTTGAACAACCCTGGGCGCAGGCCTTGACGGATATTCACACGGTAAACGACCGTTCGCCGGAGGAATTTACTTTATGGGCCGAGGCGTGGGCGCAGCAGGCAGATGTGCAGCTTACCTCCTTGCAGCTTCAAACCAATAATACCCGTTTGGAAAGCTTGACGGTTGTTGATACCACCTCGGCAACACGCGCTGATGGCACATTCACCATCAACCTGAAAGCACGTAGAGGATTGAAAATTAGATCGGGCGATCTGCTGGCCATCTATCCGGAGAACGACCATCGTGAAAGATTGTATTCTATAGGTATGGTTAATGGTAATATCCGTTTGAGCGTACGTTTGCAACCTAACGGCATTGGCTCAGGTTTTCTGCATCGCCTCAAAGCAGGTGAGAAGATACGTGCCAAAGTAGTTAACAATCAGCATTTCCATTTCCCGGCAACTGCAGGCAACGTTGTTATGATAGCCAATGGCACCGGCATAGCGCCATTTGTTGGCATGGTAGACCAGAACAAAGCTAAGGTGCCTTGCTATCTGTATTGTGGTTTCAGGGAGCAAGTGTCATATGCTGCACATCAGGAGCTGTTGGAAGATGCCAAAGCCAATGGGCGTTTGCACGGATTGGAGATCGCATTCTCCCGCGAGGGTGAAAAGCAATATGTAAGCGATCTGGTGCAGCGGGATGGTGCGATGATAGCGGAAATATTAGAACACGTAGGGGTGATCATGATCTGCGGTTCCTTAGCTATGCAGAAAGATGTTTTGGAATTGCTGGATGCTATCTGTCACGAAAAAAATGGTAAAGGCATAAGCCATTACCGCTCGCATGGGCAAATTCTTACCGATTGTTACTAAGCGCTAAAGCCTGCGTTTTTTAAATCCTAACTCCGGCGAAGAGATAATGCGGCCATCATCGGTTATCATAATGAAATGGTAATCCGGGAATTGCTTAATAAGTTGCTGCGCCGCTCCTTCTCCCAACACCATCATAGATGTGCTGAAACCATTGGCCACCTCGGCGCTCGGCCCAAAAATGGTAACACTGGTTAAACCCGTTGCAGGGTACCCCGTAGCCGGGTTAATAATGTGAGCGTATCGTTTGCCGTTAAACTCCACAAACTTTTCGTAACTGCCTGAGGTGACTACCGCGCCTTGTTTCAACTCCACCACCTTTAACAGTTTGCCTTCCTTTTTAGGGTTTCTGATGCCGATGTTCCAGTATCGTCCGTTAGGCTGCCTACCCCAGGTATTCATATCGCCCGAGCCGTTTACAATGCCCGCTTTTATGCCACGTGCCAGCATCATTTCGCGACACCGATCTGCCGCATAGCCTTCGCCTAACGCGCCAAAACCTATTTTCATGCCCGGCAATTTGAGGTAGATGGTGCTGTTAATGCTATCCAGTACAATATTTTTGTAGCCTACTTTTTCTACCGATTTTTTAATGGCTTCCGGCGTGGGCATCTCGGTCATGGAGCCATCAAACTTCCATATCCTGTCCATAGCAGCAAAGCTGATATCAAAAGCGCCACCTGTGATTTCAGATAAGTGCAACGCCCGTTTGGCAAGCGCAAAAACTTCTGGCGATACCTTTACCGGTTGTGTACCGGCGTTGCTGTTCACCTGTCCAATCTGGGAGGTTGGAATCCAATCAGATATCAAATTTTCTATACGGGAAACTTCAGCTATGCAGGTATCAATGTTTCTTTCGGCGGTGAGACTGTCGGCAGCTACTATGGTAATATCCCAGCGGCTGCCCATTAGCTTGGTGGTGCGCTTACGCAATATCTGCGCCTGCGCTGTTGCAGTGCACAACAATATAAAACATAGTAGCTTTAATCTCACACTTATGAATTAGTTATTCTTAGCCAACGGATATCCCTGGGTGGTCCAGTTGGTGCGCAGGTTAACGTACAGGTTAAGTACACGTATATTATTAAAGCCCAGATCTTTCAAGGCCTTATAAGCCGGACGAATATTAGGGCATTTTCCAAAAGGGCAGCATCCGCAGTAAATTACTATCTCGGTACTTTTCGGCTTGGCGGCTAAAGTGGTTTTTAGCTTTGCCATATTAGCAGTATCGCTAACAACGCCTATGTGCACGGCCCCTTTTATATCCTCTACGCTACCCAGGTTCAATACCAGCGGAGCCTTATTCTTGGTTATCAGGTCGTTAAGTTCACCGGGTTCCAACAACTCGCTGGTTTGCCAGGGCCTGCTTTGACCCGGCGCTTCCATGCCCGATGCAGACACCTGCGCTTTAGCCATCAACACACTAAAAACCATCAACAGAGAAAGATATAGATACTTCATACAGCAAAGATAAAAACCTAAAACGTAAAAAGTTAACCTCCATTGTGCTACGCTGTATCAAGGAGACACTCTGACCAAAACGTGACTATCATCATTATTTGCGCTGACAGCTATCATTTGGCTAAAAGCTTATTATGCTGAATTTTAACTCATTGAAAGATTATGAGAAAGCTTTGTTTAATTCTATCATTTTTGTTTGCGTTCGGAGCCATGTCATGCCGTGCACAGGTAAGTGCAGATGCTGCCCTTGCTACCGAGATACAGGCCCAACTGGATGACATTAACCTGGCTGCGCAACTTAATTTTCCGGCCTCGGTTGCCCGTTTCTATCGCGAAGGCAAATTTGCCGGCACATGGGTTACCGACAACTATGGCCAAAACGCAAAATGGCAGGCTTTGCTGCTTATTGATTGCGTTTTGCAGTACGGCCTTTCTCCTGCTGATTATCATCCTAAAGAAATACTATATAACAGGCTCTACGATATAGAAAAAACTGATAAGTTAAATGTCGCGCAGAAAGCAAGGTTTGATATCATGATGACTGATGCCATGGTTACCCTGCTTAACTACCTGCATTATGGTAAGCT encodes the following:
- a CDS encoding rhodanese-like domain-containing protein, translated to MKYLYLSLLMVFSVLMAKAQVSASGMEAPGQSRPWQTSELLEPGELNDLITKNKAPLVLNLGSVEDIKGAVHIGVVSDTANMAKLKTTLAAKPKSTEIVIYCGCCPFGKCPNIRPAYKALKDLGFNNIRVLNLYVNLRTNWTTQGYPLAKNN
- a CDS encoding PepSY domain-containing protein, coding for MTISVWRYSHLALAVSSFVLLTLASVTGIILAFQPVTEKVQPYRTANLDTVTLAQVLPVLRKTYPEISELSVDVNQFVQIKGSDANGEKLLAYVDPLTGKILGTPKPADEFFQWVTALHRSLFIHETGRFFIGLTAFLLLLIVISGTMLIIQRQRGIKRFFTKIARDNFAQYYHVVLGRLSLIPIFIIALSGTYLSLARFNLIDSTKASTKVDFDAIRTGPAKNAADFAVFKQTKLSAVESIEFPFSEDVEDYYTITLKTGELAINQVTGNVLSEVKYPKAVMFTNLSLDLHTGRANMVWAIILAVASANILFFIYSGFSITWKRLSNRTKNKFKAEESKYIILVGSENGNTFAFAQAIYQQLLKKGEKSHITQLNDYKLFPKAEHLIVMTATYGLGDPPTNAAKFKSLLQKYPQQQQVKYSVVGFGSHAYPDFCKYAFEVEQLLLEQPWAQALTDIHTVNDRSPEEFTLWAEAWAQQADVQLTSLQLQTNNTRLESLTVVDTTSATRADGTFTINLKARRGLKIRSGDLLAIYPENDHRERLYSIGMVNGNIRLSVRLQPNGIGSGFLHRLKAGEKIRAKVVNNQHFHFPATAGNVVMIANGTGIAPFVGMVDQNKAKVPCYLYCGFREQVSYAAHQELLEDAKANGRLHGLEIAFSREGEKQYVSDLVQRDGAMIAEILEHVGVIMICGSLAMQKDVLELLDAICHEKNGKGISHYRSHGQILTDCY
- a CDS encoding FAD:protein FMN transferase, with amino-acid sequence MRLKLLCFILLCTATAQAQILRKRTTKLMGSRWDITIVAADSLTAERNIDTCIAEVSRIENLISDWIPTSQIGQVNSNAGTQPVKVSPEVFALAKRALHLSEITGGAFDISFAAMDRIWKFDGSMTEMPTPEAIKKSVEKVGYKNIVLDSINSTIYLKLPGMKIGFGALGEGYAADRCREMMLARGIKAGIVNGSGDMNTWGRQPNGRYWNIGIRNPKKEGKLLKVVELKQGAVVTSGSYEKFVEFNGKRYAHIINPATGYPATGLTSVTIFGPSAEVANGFSTSMMVLGEGAAQQLIKQFPDYHFIMITDDGRIISSPELGFKKRRL